One part of the Odontesthes bonariensis isolate fOdoBon6 chromosome 15, fOdoBon6.hap1, whole genome shotgun sequence genome encodes these proteins:
- the rubcn gene encoding run domain Beclin-1-interacting and cysteine-rich domain-containing protein isoform X1, producing MEVMAEEEAEERRREQWKLLSSLKTTVEGLVSTNNPNVWSRYGGLQRLHKDMNNILSHRLKNEQVYYKHRDYWPFVWCVRYISPHLTSHVEQFSHLEPVLSSGMQSAGESYKAERWLLHSLQVHMLSAQLRPLLGHLGHTRKYYNDDAFLLSEPHVTAMFQCLEAVEQNNPKLLAQVDTVGLSPLKGSPYLGLLKSQSLCVLPGAGGTWRNADTAPSRESLNRRLATSNCSLREQKSASIIGATSHNSDTNSTSPASSPGAPWVCVSRPGEIEQGVTPPPVPAAVPCISLTESPSSASLQAEPGDSCDGDSDDGPEYLAIGNLGQRSRRDSRSSTHSSDPGETKEQYLQRSSLAPTPPRRSSFSEGQRGPGRGSRGHARSFSDTGVNQKLRNGGGHRKITIIIEDPVAESAVEDCCMKDYSPFSPQRSDCSTPSSLYMESHGTQYSSVPDGMFRKPSKGQSLISYLSEQDFGSCADLEKENAHFSISESLIAAIELMKYNMRRQEEEGEEEGDSDSEIQQLKQKIRLRRQQIRRSRLPPCTPSQHNFHSTDSGGSRRSSQDSYQGLSNSGSAEEVEECELQDGCEGQSLLAVSQNGLSLSLASLFSDADIKRSVSSSGRSFLSSESISPSYLHSNSAESVAMGLLRQFEGMQLPAASELDWLVPEHDAPQKLLPIPDSLPISPDDGEHADIYKLRIRVRGNLEWAPPRPQIIFNIHPAPKRKIIVAKQNYRCAGCGTRIDPDYIKRLRYCEYLGRYFCQCCHENAQAVVPGRVLRKWDFSKYYVSNFARDLLSKIAGDPLFNPSDINSGLYKKIKALESVRVLRVQLFHMKNLFKTCRFAKEVLDQFDKLPGHLTEDLHLFSLNDLAAVRNGELAPRMKELLKLGTMHVAGCVLCQAKGFVCEFCGNDKDIIFPFQLSKCQRCEECHACYHRSCFQTGNDCPRCHRLAERRERMARKNMEEQEDEGGGT from the exons ATGGAGGTTATGGcggaggaagaggcagaggagCGTAG GAGGGAGCAGTGGAAGCTCCTGTCCAGCTTAAAGACCACAGTGGAAGGCCTCGTGTCCACCAACAACCCTAATGTGTGGTCACGGTACGGCGGCTTGCAGCGGTTGCACAAGGACATGAACAACATCCTCAGCCACAGACTAAAGAATGAGCAG GTGTACTACAAGCACAGAGACTACTGGCCATTCGTTTGGTGCGTTCGCTACATCAGTCCCCATCTTACCTCACACGTCGAACAG TTCAGTCACCTGGAACCGGTACTGAGCAGTGGGATGCAGAGTGCTGGTGAAAGCTACAAGGCTGAGCGCTGGCTGCTTCACAGCTTGCAGGTTCACATgctctcagctcagctcagaccTCTGCTCGGGCATCTGGGACATACTCGGAAATATTACAATG ATGATGCATTCCTACTGAGTGAGCCTCACGTGACCGCCATGTTTCAGTGTCTGGAAGCTGTGGAGCAGAATAACCCCAAACTGCTGGCCCAAGTAGACACAGTTGGG TTGTCCCCTCTGAAAGGCTCACCATATCTGGGGCTTTTGAAGAGCCAGAGCTTGTGTGTGCTGCCAGGGGCCGGTGGGACCTGGAGGAACGCTGACACGGCTCCCAGCAGAGAATCTCTAAACCGCAGACTTGCCACCTCAAACTGCTCTTTGAGAGAGCAGAAATCTGCCAGCATTATAGGAGCTACATCCCATAACAGCGACACAA acTCTACCTCTCCAGCCAGCAGCCCGGGAGCTCCCTGGGTGTGTGTGTCCAGGCCTGGGGAGATCGAGCAAGGCGTGACTCCTCCTCCCGTGCCGGCGGCGGTTCCTTGCATCTCACTAACGGAATCCCCCTCGTCGGCCTCCCTTCAGGCTGAACCTGGGGACTCTTGCGATGGGGACTCTGATGATGGTCCAGAGTATCTGGCTATTGGTAACCTGGGCCAGCGGAGTCGCCGTGACTCCCGCAGCTCCACTCACAGCAGCGACCCAGGCGAGACCAAGGAACAGTACCTACAGCGGAGTTCCCTTGCCCCGACCCCACCGAGGCGTTCATCTTTTTCAGAGGGTCAGAGGGGGCCGGGCAGGGGGTCCAGAGGACACGCCCGCTCATTTTCAGACACAGGTGTCAATCAAAAACTCAGGAATG GAGGGGGCCACCGAAAAATCACCATAATAATAGAGGATCCTGTGGCAG aaTCGGCTGTCGAAGACTGCTGTATGAAGGATTACAGTCCTTTCTCACCTCAGCGCAGTGATTGCAGCACCCCCAGTTCACTTTACATGGAGTCTC ATGGGACCCAGTACAGCAGCGTTCCTGACGGGATGTTCAGGAAGCCTTCAAAGGGTCAGAGCCTCATCAGCTACCTGTCAGAGCAGGACTTTGGCAGCTGTGCTGACCTTGAAAAG GAGAACGCTCATTTCAGCATCTCGGAGTCCCTTATAGCAGCCATCGAGCTGATGAAGTACAACATGCGGCGTCAGGAGGAAGAGGGCGAAGAGGAGGGAGACAGTGACTCTGAGATTCAGCAGCTAAAGCAAAAGATCCGGCTGCGGAGGCAACAGATCCGGCGCAGCCGCCTGCCGCCCTGCACACCCTCCCAACACA ATTTCCATTCCACCGACAGTGGAGGCTCCAGGAGGAGCTCTCAGGATTCCTACCAGGGCCTCTCCAACTCCGGCTCAGCTGAGGAGGTGGAGGAATGTGAACTACAAG ATGGCTGTGAGGGCCAGTCCCTGCTGGCGGTGTCTCAGAATGGACTCTCCCTGTCACTCGCCTCCCTCTTCTCAG ATGCAGACATAAAGCGCAGTGTGAGCTCCAGCGGCAGGTCTTTTCTCAGCTCAGAGTCCAT CTCTCCCTCCTACCTCCACTCTAACTCGGCGGAGTCGGTAGCCATGGGTTTACTCAGGCAGTTTGAGGGCATGCAGCTTCCTGCGGCCTCGGAGCTCGACTGGCTGGTCCCAGAGCACGACGCTCCACAGAAG TTGCTGCCCATTCCCGACTCTCTCCCGATCTCTCCTGATGACGGTGAACACGCAGACATCTACAAGTTGAGAATCCGGGTTCGAGGCAACCTAGAATGGGCACCGCCTCGACCTCagatcattttcaacattcatCCTGCCCCCAA GAGAAAGATCATTGTGGCTAAGCAGAATTATCGCTGCGCTGGCTGCGGCACCCGCATTGACCCAG ATTATATCAAGCGACTGCGTTACTGTGAATACCTCGGCCGTTACTTCTGCCAGTGCTGCCACGAGAATGCTCAGGCCGTTGTTCCCGGCCGTGTGCTGAGGAAGTGGGATTTCAGCAAGTACTATGTCAGCAACTTCGCTCGAGATTTGCTGAGCAAGATCGCTGGCGATCCGCTGTTCAACCCCAGTGACATCAACAGCGGCCTTTACAAGAAGATCAAAGCCCTGGAATCTGTTAGG GTTCTGAGGGTGCAGCTGTTCCACATGAAAAATCTCTTCAAGACCTGTCGCTTTGCTAAAGA GGTGCTGGACCAGTTCGACAAGCTGCCAGGTCACCTGACCGAGGATCTTCACCTTTTCTCTCTCAATGACCTCGCCGCTGTGCGCAACGGAGAACTGGCTCCCCGAATGAAGGAGCTGCTTAAGCTTGGTACCATGCATGTAGCTGGCTGTGTG CTGTGTCAGGCGAAGGGCTTTGTGTGCGAGTTCTGCGGCAACGACAAAGACATCATCTTCCCCTTCCAGCTGAGCAAGTGCCAGCGCTGCGAAG AGTGTCACGCTTGTTACCATCGGAGCTGCTTCCAGACAGGCAACGACTGTCCTCGATGTCATCGGCTGGCAGAGCGCAGAGAGAGGATGGCACGCAAAAACATGGAGGAACAAGAGGATGAGGGAGGTGGGACTTAG
- the rubcn gene encoding run domain Beclin-1-interacting and cysteine-rich domain-containing protein isoform X2 translates to MEVMAEEEAEERRREQWKLLSSLKTTVEGLVSTNNPNVWSRYGGLQRLHKDMNNILSHRLKNEQVYYKHRDYWPFVWCVRYISPHLTSHVEQFSHLEPVLSSGMQSAGESYKAERWLLHSLQVHMLSAQLRPLLGHLGHTRKYYNDDAFLLSEPHVTAMFQCLEAVEQNNPKLLAQVDTVGLSPLKGSPYLGLLKSQSLCVLPGAGGTWRNADTAPSRESLNRRLATSNCSLREQKSASIIGATSHNSDTNSTSPASSPGAPWVCVSRPGEIEQGVTPPPVPAAVPCISLTESPSSASLQAEPGDSCDGDSDDGPEYLAIGNLGQRSRRDSRSSTHSSDPGETKEQYLQRSSLAPTPPRRSSFSEGQRGPGRGSRGHARSFSDTGVNQKLRNESAVEDCCMKDYSPFSPQRSDCSTPSSLYMESHGTQYSSVPDGMFRKPSKGQSLISYLSEQDFGSCADLEKENAHFSISESLIAAIELMKYNMRRQEEEGEEEGDSDSEIQQLKQKIRLRRQQIRRSRLPPCTPSQHNFHSTDSGGSRRSSQDSYQGLSNSGSAEEVEECELQDGCEGQSLLAVSQNGLSLSLASLFSDADIKRSVSSSGRSFLSSESISPSYLHSNSAESVAMGLLRQFEGMQLPAASELDWLVPEHDAPQKLLPIPDSLPISPDDGEHADIYKLRIRVRGNLEWAPPRPQIIFNIHPAPKRKIIVAKQNYRCAGCGTRIDPDYIKRLRYCEYLGRYFCQCCHENAQAVVPGRVLRKWDFSKYYVSNFARDLLSKIAGDPLFNPSDINSGLYKKIKALESVRVLRVQLFHMKNLFKTCRFAKEVLDQFDKLPGHLTEDLHLFSLNDLAAVRNGELAPRMKELLKLGTMHVAGCVLCQAKGFVCEFCGNDKDIIFPFQLSKCQRCEECHACYHRSCFQTGNDCPRCHRLAERRERMARKNMEEQEDEGGGT, encoded by the exons ATGGAGGTTATGGcggaggaagaggcagaggagCGTAG GAGGGAGCAGTGGAAGCTCCTGTCCAGCTTAAAGACCACAGTGGAAGGCCTCGTGTCCACCAACAACCCTAATGTGTGGTCACGGTACGGCGGCTTGCAGCGGTTGCACAAGGACATGAACAACATCCTCAGCCACAGACTAAAGAATGAGCAG GTGTACTACAAGCACAGAGACTACTGGCCATTCGTTTGGTGCGTTCGCTACATCAGTCCCCATCTTACCTCACACGTCGAACAG TTCAGTCACCTGGAACCGGTACTGAGCAGTGGGATGCAGAGTGCTGGTGAAAGCTACAAGGCTGAGCGCTGGCTGCTTCACAGCTTGCAGGTTCACATgctctcagctcagctcagaccTCTGCTCGGGCATCTGGGACATACTCGGAAATATTACAATG ATGATGCATTCCTACTGAGTGAGCCTCACGTGACCGCCATGTTTCAGTGTCTGGAAGCTGTGGAGCAGAATAACCCCAAACTGCTGGCCCAAGTAGACACAGTTGGG TTGTCCCCTCTGAAAGGCTCACCATATCTGGGGCTTTTGAAGAGCCAGAGCTTGTGTGTGCTGCCAGGGGCCGGTGGGACCTGGAGGAACGCTGACACGGCTCCCAGCAGAGAATCTCTAAACCGCAGACTTGCCACCTCAAACTGCTCTTTGAGAGAGCAGAAATCTGCCAGCATTATAGGAGCTACATCCCATAACAGCGACACAA acTCTACCTCTCCAGCCAGCAGCCCGGGAGCTCCCTGGGTGTGTGTGTCCAGGCCTGGGGAGATCGAGCAAGGCGTGACTCCTCCTCCCGTGCCGGCGGCGGTTCCTTGCATCTCACTAACGGAATCCCCCTCGTCGGCCTCCCTTCAGGCTGAACCTGGGGACTCTTGCGATGGGGACTCTGATGATGGTCCAGAGTATCTGGCTATTGGTAACCTGGGCCAGCGGAGTCGCCGTGACTCCCGCAGCTCCACTCACAGCAGCGACCCAGGCGAGACCAAGGAACAGTACCTACAGCGGAGTTCCCTTGCCCCGACCCCACCGAGGCGTTCATCTTTTTCAGAGGGTCAGAGGGGGCCGGGCAGGGGGTCCAGAGGACACGCCCGCTCATTTTCAGACACAGGTGTCAATCAAAAACTCAGGAATG aaTCGGCTGTCGAAGACTGCTGTATGAAGGATTACAGTCCTTTCTCACCTCAGCGCAGTGATTGCAGCACCCCCAGTTCACTTTACATGGAGTCTC ATGGGACCCAGTACAGCAGCGTTCCTGACGGGATGTTCAGGAAGCCTTCAAAGGGTCAGAGCCTCATCAGCTACCTGTCAGAGCAGGACTTTGGCAGCTGTGCTGACCTTGAAAAG GAGAACGCTCATTTCAGCATCTCGGAGTCCCTTATAGCAGCCATCGAGCTGATGAAGTACAACATGCGGCGTCAGGAGGAAGAGGGCGAAGAGGAGGGAGACAGTGACTCTGAGATTCAGCAGCTAAAGCAAAAGATCCGGCTGCGGAGGCAACAGATCCGGCGCAGCCGCCTGCCGCCCTGCACACCCTCCCAACACA ATTTCCATTCCACCGACAGTGGAGGCTCCAGGAGGAGCTCTCAGGATTCCTACCAGGGCCTCTCCAACTCCGGCTCAGCTGAGGAGGTGGAGGAATGTGAACTACAAG ATGGCTGTGAGGGCCAGTCCCTGCTGGCGGTGTCTCAGAATGGACTCTCCCTGTCACTCGCCTCCCTCTTCTCAG ATGCAGACATAAAGCGCAGTGTGAGCTCCAGCGGCAGGTCTTTTCTCAGCTCAGAGTCCAT CTCTCCCTCCTACCTCCACTCTAACTCGGCGGAGTCGGTAGCCATGGGTTTACTCAGGCAGTTTGAGGGCATGCAGCTTCCTGCGGCCTCGGAGCTCGACTGGCTGGTCCCAGAGCACGACGCTCCACAGAAG TTGCTGCCCATTCCCGACTCTCTCCCGATCTCTCCTGATGACGGTGAACACGCAGACATCTACAAGTTGAGAATCCGGGTTCGAGGCAACCTAGAATGGGCACCGCCTCGACCTCagatcattttcaacattcatCCTGCCCCCAA GAGAAAGATCATTGTGGCTAAGCAGAATTATCGCTGCGCTGGCTGCGGCACCCGCATTGACCCAG ATTATATCAAGCGACTGCGTTACTGTGAATACCTCGGCCGTTACTTCTGCCAGTGCTGCCACGAGAATGCTCAGGCCGTTGTTCCCGGCCGTGTGCTGAGGAAGTGGGATTTCAGCAAGTACTATGTCAGCAACTTCGCTCGAGATTTGCTGAGCAAGATCGCTGGCGATCCGCTGTTCAACCCCAGTGACATCAACAGCGGCCTTTACAAGAAGATCAAAGCCCTGGAATCTGTTAGG GTTCTGAGGGTGCAGCTGTTCCACATGAAAAATCTCTTCAAGACCTGTCGCTTTGCTAAAGA GGTGCTGGACCAGTTCGACAAGCTGCCAGGTCACCTGACCGAGGATCTTCACCTTTTCTCTCTCAATGACCTCGCCGCTGTGCGCAACGGAGAACTGGCTCCCCGAATGAAGGAGCTGCTTAAGCTTGGTACCATGCATGTAGCTGGCTGTGTG CTGTGTCAGGCGAAGGGCTTTGTGTGCGAGTTCTGCGGCAACGACAAAGACATCATCTTCCCCTTCCAGCTGAGCAAGTGCCAGCGCTGCGAAG AGTGTCACGCTTGTTACCATCGGAGCTGCTTCCAGACAGGCAACGACTGTCCTCGATGTCATCGGCTGGCAGAGCGCAGAGAGAGGATGGCACGCAAAAACATGGAGGAACAAGAGGATGAGGGAGGTGGGACTTAG
- the rubcn gene encoding run domain Beclin-1-interacting and cysteine-rich domain-containing protein isoform X3: MEVMAEEEAEERRREQWKLLSSLKTTVEGLVSTNNPNVWSRYGGLQRLHKDMNNILSHRLKNEQVYYKHRDYWPFVWCVRYISPHLTSHVEQFSHLEPVLSSGMQSAGESYKAERWLLHSLQVHMLSAQLRPLLGHLGHTRKYYNDDAFLLSEPHVTAMFQCLEAVEQNNPKLLAQVDTVGLSPLKGSPYLGLLKSQSLCVLPGAGGTWRNADTAPSRESLNRRLATSNCSLREQKSASIIGATSHNSDTNSTSPASSPGAPWVCVSRPGEIEQGVTPPPVPAAVPCISLTESPSSASLQAEPGDSCDGDSDDGPEYLAIGNLGQRSRRDSRSSTHSSDPGETKEQYLQRSSLAPTPPRRSSFSEGQRGPGRGSRGHARSFSDTGVNQKLRNGGGHRKITIIIEDPVAESAVEDCCMKDYSPFSPQRSDCSTPSSLYMESHGTQYSSVPDGMFRKPSKGQSLISYLSEQDFGSCADLEKENAHFSISESLIAAIELMKYNMRRQEEEGEEEGDSDSEIQQLKQKIRLRRQQIRRSRLPPCTPSQHNFHSTDSGGSRRSSQDSYQGLSNSGSAEEVEECELQDADIKRSVSSSGRSFLSSESISPSYLHSNSAESVAMGLLRQFEGMQLPAASELDWLVPEHDAPQKLLPIPDSLPISPDDGEHADIYKLRIRVRGNLEWAPPRPQIIFNIHPAPKRKIIVAKQNYRCAGCGTRIDPDYIKRLRYCEYLGRYFCQCCHENAQAVVPGRVLRKWDFSKYYVSNFARDLLSKIAGDPLFNPSDINSGLYKKIKALESVRVLRVQLFHMKNLFKTCRFAKEVLDQFDKLPGHLTEDLHLFSLNDLAAVRNGELAPRMKELLKLGTMHVAGCVLCQAKGFVCEFCGNDKDIIFPFQLSKCQRCEECHACYHRSCFQTGNDCPRCHRLAERRERMARKNMEEQEDEGGGT, encoded by the exons ATGGAGGTTATGGcggaggaagaggcagaggagCGTAG GAGGGAGCAGTGGAAGCTCCTGTCCAGCTTAAAGACCACAGTGGAAGGCCTCGTGTCCACCAACAACCCTAATGTGTGGTCACGGTACGGCGGCTTGCAGCGGTTGCACAAGGACATGAACAACATCCTCAGCCACAGACTAAAGAATGAGCAG GTGTACTACAAGCACAGAGACTACTGGCCATTCGTTTGGTGCGTTCGCTACATCAGTCCCCATCTTACCTCACACGTCGAACAG TTCAGTCACCTGGAACCGGTACTGAGCAGTGGGATGCAGAGTGCTGGTGAAAGCTACAAGGCTGAGCGCTGGCTGCTTCACAGCTTGCAGGTTCACATgctctcagctcagctcagaccTCTGCTCGGGCATCTGGGACATACTCGGAAATATTACAATG ATGATGCATTCCTACTGAGTGAGCCTCACGTGACCGCCATGTTTCAGTGTCTGGAAGCTGTGGAGCAGAATAACCCCAAACTGCTGGCCCAAGTAGACACAGTTGGG TTGTCCCCTCTGAAAGGCTCACCATATCTGGGGCTTTTGAAGAGCCAGAGCTTGTGTGTGCTGCCAGGGGCCGGTGGGACCTGGAGGAACGCTGACACGGCTCCCAGCAGAGAATCTCTAAACCGCAGACTTGCCACCTCAAACTGCTCTTTGAGAGAGCAGAAATCTGCCAGCATTATAGGAGCTACATCCCATAACAGCGACACAA acTCTACCTCTCCAGCCAGCAGCCCGGGAGCTCCCTGGGTGTGTGTGTCCAGGCCTGGGGAGATCGAGCAAGGCGTGACTCCTCCTCCCGTGCCGGCGGCGGTTCCTTGCATCTCACTAACGGAATCCCCCTCGTCGGCCTCCCTTCAGGCTGAACCTGGGGACTCTTGCGATGGGGACTCTGATGATGGTCCAGAGTATCTGGCTATTGGTAACCTGGGCCAGCGGAGTCGCCGTGACTCCCGCAGCTCCACTCACAGCAGCGACCCAGGCGAGACCAAGGAACAGTACCTACAGCGGAGTTCCCTTGCCCCGACCCCACCGAGGCGTTCATCTTTTTCAGAGGGTCAGAGGGGGCCGGGCAGGGGGTCCAGAGGACACGCCCGCTCATTTTCAGACACAGGTGTCAATCAAAAACTCAGGAATG GAGGGGGCCACCGAAAAATCACCATAATAATAGAGGATCCTGTGGCAG aaTCGGCTGTCGAAGACTGCTGTATGAAGGATTACAGTCCTTTCTCACCTCAGCGCAGTGATTGCAGCACCCCCAGTTCACTTTACATGGAGTCTC ATGGGACCCAGTACAGCAGCGTTCCTGACGGGATGTTCAGGAAGCCTTCAAAGGGTCAGAGCCTCATCAGCTACCTGTCAGAGCAGGACTTTGGCAGCTGTGCTGACCTTGAAAAG GAGAACGCTCATTTCAGCATCTCGGAGTCCCTTATAGCAGCCATCGAGCTGATGAAGTACAACATGCGGCGTCAGGAGGAAGAGGGCGAAGAGGAGGGAGACAGTGACTCTGAGATTCAGCAGCTAAAGCAAAAGATCCGGCTGCGGAGGCAACAGATCCGGCGCAGCCGCCTGCCGCCCTGCACACCCTCCCAACACA ATTTCCATTCCACCGACAGTGGAGGCTCCAGGAGGAGCTCTCAGGATTCCTACCAGGGCCTCTCCAACTCCGGCTCAGCTGAGGAGGTGGAGGAATGTGAACTACAAG ATGCAGACATAAAGCGCAGTGTGAGCTCCAGCGGCAGGTCTTTTCTCAGCTCAGAGTCCAT CTCTCCCTCCTACCTCCACTCTAACTCGGCGGAGTCGGTAGCCATGGGTTTACTCAGGCAGTTTGAGGGCATGCAGCTTCCTGCGGCCTCGGAGCTCGACTGGCTGGTCCCAGAGCACGACGCTCCACAGAAG TTGCTGCCCATTCCCGACTCTCTCCCGATCTCTCCTGATGACGGTGAACACGCAGACATCTACAAGTTGAGAATCCGGGTTCGAGGCAACCTAGAATGGGCACCGCCTCGACCTCagatcattttcaacattcatCCTGCCCCCAA GAGAAAGATCATTGTGGCTAAGCAGAATTATCGCTGCGCTGGCTGCGGCACCCGCATTGACCCAG ATTATATCAAGCGACTGCGTTACTGTGAATACCTCGGCCGTTACTTCTGCCAGTGCTGCCACGAGAATGCTCAGGCCGTTGTTCCCGGCCGTGTGCTGAGGAAGTGGGATTTCAGCAAGTACTATGTCAGCAACTTCGCTCGAGATTTGCTGAGCAAGATCGCTGGCGATCCGCTGTTCAACCCCAGTGACATCAACAGCGGCCTTTACAAGAAGATCAAAGCCCTGGAATCTGTTAGG GTTCTGAGGGTGCAGCTGTTCCACATGAAAAATCTCTTCAAGACCTGTCGCTTTGCTAAAGA GGTGCTGGACCAGTTCGACAAGCTGCCAGGTCACCTGACCGAGGATCTTCACCTTTTCTCTCTCAATGACCTCGCCGCTGTGCGCAACGGAGAACTGGCTCCCCGAATGAAGGAGCTGCTTAAGCTTGGTACCATGCATGTAGCTGGCTGTGTG CTGTGTCAGGCGAAGGGCTTTGTGTGCGAGTTCTGCGGCAACGACAAAGACATCATCTTCCCCTTCCAGCTGAGCAAGTGCCAGCGCTGCGAAG AGTGTCACGCTTGTTACCATCGGAGCTGCTTCCAGACAGGCAACGACTGTCCTCGATGTCATCGGCTGGCAGAGCGCAGAGAGAGGATGGCACGCAAAAACATGGAGGAACAAGAGGATGAGGGAGGTGGGACTTAG
- the LOC142400549 gene encoding 5-hydroxytryptamine receptor 3A-like, which yields MGQTFHHNSSLSEELVTKVMNVLLRLKMTEVKPVGLILTCFMLLCGCGAALNCTSPTPHSLFEELEKNLFRKKLVRPVASFSEPINITISFTVVGILGVDEKAQTLSTVLWQVLEWDITGLSWDEKECGASRVSVPREKLWVPDILIGEFMDEDKSPKTPFVYLDNSGHVFDDKPIKVVSSCRLEIYTFPFDVQTCSLTFGSYLHFVTDIRMIQGNTGQEILDESKEVLQTNGEWELTNITVDLSTLSLDDGSYSEIKYYIILRRRPMLYVVNLLIPSCFLITVDLFSFLLPPSAVDRSSFKMTLILGYTVFLLIMNDLLPVTGETTPLINVFFSISLALMVASLLETVFITSIQFSSSQYSAVPTWLSILVLHYLAVVVCLPPMKKSNRVTVTLNPNSKEPASETSSIHISGSHCQSISHDTPPVKAPPPPEPPLEPALVELRKLSRDLAAVRLQVEKYFQESKTSQEWQMIGIVIDRVLFGLYILFIVASFITIISIWIWNNRNS from the exons ATGGGACAGACGTTTCATCATAATTCTTCGTTGTCCGAGGAACTTGTTACAAAAGTAATGAATGTTTTACTCAGACTGAAAATGACAGAGGTAAAACCTGTTGGGCTCATCCTCACCTGCTTCATGCTTCTTTGCG GATGTGGAGCAGCTTTGAACTGCACCAGCCCGACTCCTCACTCCCTGTTTGAGGAACTTGAAAAGAATCTATTCCGTAAAAAACTTGTTCGTCCTGTGGCAAGCTTTTCAGAGCCAATTAACATCACCATCTCTTTCACTGTGGTGGGAATTTTAGGAGTG GATGAAAAAGCCCAAACCCTGTCTACAGTCTTATGGCAAGTCCTg GAGTGGGATATAACAGGACTGAGCTGGGACGAGAAGGAATGCGGAGCCTCGAGAGTTTCCGTCCCTCGGGAAAAGCTTTGGGTTCCTGACATTCTTATCGGAGAGTT CATGGACGAGGACAAGTCCCCAAAAACTCCTTTTGTCTACTTGGATAATTCAGGGCATGTATTTGATGATAAGCCAATCAAAGTGGTCAGCTCCTGCAGGTTAGAAATCTATACTTTCCCCTTTGATGTCCAAACCTGCTCACTGACCTTTGGTTCATATCTACACTTCG TTACAGACATAAGGATGATTCAAGGCAACACAGGGCAAGAAATCCTGGATGAATCCAAAGAGGTGCTGCAGACCAACGGGGAGTGGGAGCTCACAAATATCACCGTGGATCTTTCCACACTGTCATTAGATGATGGATCGTACTCTGAGATCAAATACTAT ataATTCTGCGACGCAGACCAATGCTGTATGTGGTGAACCTCCTGATCCCCAGCTGCTTCCTCATCACTGTGGACctcttcagcttcctgctgccTCCATCTGCCGTGGACAGATCATCCTTTAAGATGACCCTCATCCTGGGTTACACTGTCTTCCTGCTCATCATGAATGACCTGCTGCCTGTTACAGGAGAGACAACACCTCTGATCA ACGTGTTTTTCTCCATTAGCCTGGCTCTGATGGTGGCCAGCCTGCTGGAGACAGTCTTCATCACTAGCATCCAGTTCAGCTCCAGCCAGTACAGTGCAGTGCCAACATGGCTCAGCATCCTTGTGTTGCACTATCTAGCTGTCGTCGTGTGTCTCCCTCCGATGAAGAAGAGCAACCGAGTCACAGTCACCCTCAACCCAAATTCTAAAG agcCAGCAAGTGAAACCAGCTCCATACACATCTCTGGAAGTCATTGTCAGAGTATCTCGCATGACACACCTCCAGTAAAGGCCCCCCCTCCCCCAGAGCCCCCTCTGGAGCCAGCCTTGGTCGAGCTGAGGAAGCTGAGCAGAGATCTCGCAGCCGTTCGTCTTCAGGTGGAAAAATACTTCCAGGAGTCCAAAACCTCGCAGGAATGGCAAATGATTGGGATAGTGATCGACCGTGTGCTGTTTGGCTTGTACATTCTCTTCATCGTTGCGAGCTTCATCACCATCATTAGCATCTGGATCTGGAATAACAGAAATAGTTAG